Sequence from the Sphingosinicella ginsenosidimutans genome:
GCGCCTGCGCCCCCTTGATCAGTTCGCCCACCAACGCGGTTTCGGGCATGTTTTTCCAATATTTCTTCGGCATCTCCTTCAGCATCGCGCCGATCTTCACGCGGGCCGGATTGAAGATGGAGGCATAATAGGTCTTCCACATCGCCTCGATCGGATCGCCGGACGGGGCGTCCGCCCGCGACGCGCCCGGGCCTTCGCGAAGCACCGCCATGTCCCAATGCAGCGACAGCGCCGGCGTCAGGATCGACCAGCGCATGTTGGCGAAGCGCCTGACGAAGAAGGGCGCGGCGGCGCGCACGACATGATGATCGGGCTCGAACCAGGCGATGAAGCGCGGTCCTTCCCCGGTCTCCACCTCGCGGAACCGCAGGAAGGCGTGCATCTTGTGGATGTCGCGCCGCACCGCCTTCGCCATCGCCTCGAGCCGGAGGAGCAGTGGATCGGCGCTGTCCTCCATCGCCCGCGGCCGCGCGCGCAGGCGCAGCAGCAATGCGTAGAGCAAGGCGAAACGCTCGGGATCCTTGTGGCAGATCACCGTCTCGGCCAGCGTGATGAAGGCGCGCGGCACTGGAAAGGCCGGCGCCGCCGTCGGGAGCACGGCTTCGTCGCCGAACAGGTCCGGCGCGGCCCCGGACTGCCAGGCGATGTCGCCCGGGGGGACTCCCGCCGCAGCAAGCGCCCGGGCGGCGGTGCGCCAGCCTTCGAAATCATCCTCGCCAGCCAGGGTCACGACGCGCATGGCGGTTTCAAGCGGCGAACAGCTCCAGCTGTTCCGTCTTCGGCCGCGGGTCGAGCCGGTCGGCGAGCAGGGTGGGGCGCCAGTCCGCCGCGATCAGGAACGGCCGCAGCCTGGCGAGCGAGCGCGTCAGCCGGGCGAGATCGGCGAGCCGCAGCCGGCGATGCACGCGCGCCGCGAGGATGCGATCGACTGCCCGCACGCCAAGGCCCGGGATTCGCAGCAGCAGCTCGCGCGGGGCGCGGTTGACGTCGACCGGGAAGGTCTCGCGATGCTTCAGCGCCCAGGCGAGCTTGGGATCGATATCGAGCGGCAGATTGCCCGAACCGTCCGCGGATTCGGCCACCTCGGCGCTCGAAAAGCCGTAGAAGCGAATCATCCAGTCGGCCTGGTACAGCCGGTGCTCGCGCATCAGTGGCGGCCGCACCAGCGGCAGCACCGCGCTTGCATCGGGGATCGGCGAGAAGGCCGAATAATAGACGCGGCGCAGGCCGAAGCGATCGTAGAGCCCGGCGGCGCGCTGCACGATCGCGCTGTCGGTCGCGGCATCCGCGCCGACGATCATCTGCGTCGATTGCCCCGCCGGCGCGAATTCGGGCGCACATTTGTAGCGCGCCTTCGCATCCGCGCCGTCCAGGATCGCGGCCTTCATCCCCTTCATCGCCCCCTCGATCCGCTCGGCGCTCTTCTCGGGCGCGAGCCGGCTGAGGCCGGCGCGGGTCGGCAGCTCGACATTGATCGACACGCGATCGGCGTGAACCCCCGCCTGGTGGACGAGCTCCGGATCGGCGTCGGGGATCGTCTTCAGGTGGATATAGCCGCGAAAATCATGGTCCTCGCGCAGCGACCGCGCGACCTCGACGATCTGCTCCATCGTATAGTTGGAGGACCGGATGATGCCCGACGAGAGGAACAGCCCCTCGATATAATTGCGCCGGTAGAAAGCCAGCGTCAGATCGACCACCTCGCGCGCCGTGAAGCGGGCGCGGCGCACGTTCGAGCTCTTGCGGTTGATGCAATAATGGCAATCGAAGATGCAGCTGTTGGTCAGCAGGATCTTCAGCAGGCTGATGCAGCGTCCATCCGGCGCATAAGCATGGCAGATGCCCATGCCCGGCGCGGTCGAGCCCATGCCCGTGCCGCCCCGGCTGTCCCGCGCCTTCGTTCCCGACGAGGCGCAGGAGGCATCATATTTCGCGGCATCGGCAAGGATGGCGAGTTTCTGCCGGACATCGAGCTGGGACATTTGTTCCCATTACGTTCTCGCCTTGCCGGAGTCGAGTCACGACGTCGGGCGGCATGATCCAGCCACGAAAAGCCCTGTCGCATGTCACGCGAATGTGGAAGGGATAGGCCGCTTCGGCGTGGGAGAGAAAATGATGGCGCGGGCGAATCTCGGGGCGGCCTTGTTCACGGACAAGGCATTGGAACGAAACGCCGTTCTGCTGATCGTCCTCGCCCTCTGCATCGCCCTCATCGTCATCGGCTATGAAGGCCATCTTTACTGGCTCTGGGGCCTGGTCCTCGTCGGGCCGCTCGCGCTGATCGGGCTCTACGATCTCGTCCAGACCCACCATTCGCTCCGCCGCACTTATCCGATCACGGCCCGGGTGCGCTGGTTCTTCGAATGGCTGCGCCCGTTCCTTCGGGCCTATATCGTCGAGAGCGATCTCGAGGGGCGGCCGTTCAGCCATGACGAGCGCGCTCTGGTCTATGCGCGCGCCCACGCCGCCGAGGACGCGCATCCGTTCGGGACCGAGCTCGATGTCTATTCGGGTGAATATGAATGGCTTGCCCATTCGATCGCGCCCAATCCGGCCGCGCCCGCCGACAGCCGGGTCACCGTCGGCACCGATCAATGCGGCAAGCCCTATCAGGCCTCGCGGCTCAACATCTCGGCGATGAGCTTCGGCGCGCTGTCGGCCAATGCGATCGAGGCGCTCAATCTCGGCGCAAAGATCGGCGGCTTCTACCACGACACCGGCGAGGGCGGGCTTTCGCCCTACCACCTGAAACATGGCGGCGACATCGTGTGGGAGCTTGGCTCGGGCTATTTCGGCGCCTGCGACTCCAAAGGCGGATTCGATCCCGAGCGCTTCCGCGACCGCGCCGCCAGCGATGCGGTGAAGATGGTCGAAATCAAGCTGTCGCAGGGCGCCAAGCCCGGCCATGGCGGCCTCCTTCCGGGGGCGAAGGTTTCGAAGGAGATCGCCGAGACGCGCGGCGTGCCGGAGGGCGTCGATTGCCAGTCCCCGGCCGCGCACAGCGCCTTTTCGACGCCGCGCGAGCTGGTCGAGTTCGCCGCGAAGCTGCGCGATCTTGCCGGCGGCAAGCCGGTCGGGATCAAATTGTGCGTTGGTTACCCGCACGAATTCTTCGCGGTGGTGAAAGCGATGCTGGCGAGCGGCATCCTCGTCGACTTCGTCGTGATCGACGGCGCGGAAGGCGGCACCGGCGCCGCGCCGACCGAGCTTTCGGACCGGGTCGGGATGCCGCTTCGCGAAGGGCTGATCGTGGCGCGCAACGCGCTGGTCGGCACGGGCCTCAAGGGGAAGGTGAAGCTCGCCGCGTCGGGCAAGGTGGCGAGCGGCGCCGCGATCGCGATGAACGCCGCGCTCGGCGCCGATTGGTGCAATGCGGCGCGCGCCTTCATGTTCTCGCTGGGCTGCGTCCAATCGATGCGGTGCCACACCGATACCTGCCCGACCGGGGTCGCGACCCAGTCGCCGGCGCGCCAGCGTGGCCTGGTCGTCCAGGAAAAGGCGCAGCGGGTCGCCAATTTCCACAGGGCGACGTTGCGTGCGCTGCACGAAATGGTCGTGTCGGCCGGCCTGACCTCGCCAGACGATTTCCGTCCCTGGCATCTGCGGCAGCGGATCAACGTCGCCGAGATGCGGCAGATGGACCATATCTACCAGTTCATCGAGGAGGGCGCGCTGCTCGGCGAGATCGACCCGACCAGCGTCTGCGGCCGCTGGTGGCGCGAGGCGAACGCCGACAGTTTCCGCGCCAACAGCGGCTAGGCGCGCGGCCGGGCGCGAGCGATGTTTGCCGCAGGCCGGTCGGCACCGATCGCGCTCAGGTGCAGGCGTCGACCCATTCGGCGCCGACAAGGGCCGCCAGCCGCTCCGGCGCCACCGCGACGGAACTGGTCAGCGATCCGGCGGCGGGATAGACGATATCGAAATCCCTGAGCGAGATATCGCAGCGCACCGCCATCGGGGTCGCCAGGCCGAACGGGCAGACGCCGCCGACCGCATGGCCGGTCAGCGCCAGCGTCTCTTCCGGCCCGAGCATCCGCGGCCGCCCGCCGAACGCCGCCTTCGCCTTCTGGTTGTCCAGCCGGGCATCGCCGCGCGCGACGAGCAGGAACGGATCGCCGCCGCCGGCGCGGATGCACAGGGTCTTGGCGATCCGGCCCGGCTCGACGCCGAGCGCCACCGCCGCCTCCGCGACCGTCGCGGTGCTGAGGCCCTGATCGATGATCGGCAGATCGGGGGCATGCGCCGCGAGCCAGGCGCGAACCGATTCGAGGCTCATGCGGGGGGCGACGCCTCCGCCATCCGCGCCTTGTGATAGCGGGCGCGGTAGATGACGACCCCGATCAGCACCGCCCAGCCGGCCGCCATCCCGATCCAGGCATAGCGCCGCTGGGGACTCGCGGGATCGCTTGCGAGCAGCCAGCCGGCGCTCGCCGCGACGAGGACGAAGCCGAGCAGCCGCCAGCCGATCGCGACGCGGCGAAGCTCCGCGCGATAGGCGGCGCGCTGGGCTGGATCGGCAAGATCGGGGCGCATGGCCCGCCTCCTAAACTCTTTTTAATGCTCGCGAAAGCGGCGCCGGTCATCGGCGGTTCAGCTTCCTGTGGCAGTTTTGGAGCGCCAATGTTCAACCGAACGGAGGAAATAATCCGATGCGTTTGATTCCAGCCGTCGTGCTCGCCGGTGTGGGTTCGCTCGCCTTGGCGGGCGGGGCCTATGCCGCGAGCCGCCATGTCATGAACGTCGATCTGCCCGATGGCGGCGTCGCCCAGATCGCCTATGAAGGCGATGTCGCGCCGCAGGTGAAGATCCTTCCCGCGCGCAATGTCGCAGCGGTGCCGGTCGCCTTTGCCGATCCGTTTGCGCGCATGGACGCGATCTTCGCCGCGATGGCGCGCCAGCATGCGATGATGATGCGCCAGGCCGCCGCGATGGCCGCGCAGGCGCAAGCCGATCCCGGCGCGGGACCGATGTTCGTCTCGGTGACCAACGGCGCACCGCAGGGCGGCAATTTCACCTTCGTCTCGACCACCACGACCGGAAACGGGACGTGCGGCCACAGCGTCCAGGTGACGCAGCGCGCCGGCGAGCCAGCCCGCCGCGTCGAGCGCAGCTTCGGCGATTGCTCGGCAAGCGCGGCTCCGGCGCCGCGGGCCGCGCCATCGGCCGCGCCGGAAACGCCGCGCCCGGCGCCCCGAGTCGTCTGATCCCCTTTTCAGACGCAGGGAGGGCGGTCCTTCGGGGCCGCCCTTTCCTTGCCCGCGTGAAGCGCGTAAGCACGGCCCATTCCCCGGGGGACCGCTGCTGCGGTTGAGAGTCGGCGAGCACGCCGAGACCCGCCGAACCTGATCCGGCTGACACCGGCGTAGGGAGGGAGGCGCGCACGCTCTCCCTCCGATTTTGGAGAGCGAAGATGGCCGATATTCCCGCCCGTACCGAGCTTAAGGTCACCACCGGACCGATCCGCGGCTCGCGCAAGATCCATGTCGGCCCGCTCAAGGTGGCGATGCGCGAGATCGACCTCGAGCCGTCCTCCGGCGAGCCGCCGCTGCGAGTCTACGACTGCTCCGGGCCCTATACCGATCCCGCCGCGACCATCGACATCATGGCTGGGCTTCCCGAGCTTCGCCGCGAATGGATCCGCGCCCGCGGCGATGTCGAGGAGGTGGTCCAGCGCGAGGTGCGGCCGGAGGATAACGGCCAGCTCGGCCCGGACCGCTCCGGCGGCGTCCAGCCCTTTCCCAACGTCCGCCGCAAGGTGCTGCGCGCGAAGGCCGGCGCGAATGTCAGCCAGATGCACTATGCCCGCCGCGGCATCATCACGCCCGAGATGGACTATGTCGCGACGCGCGAGAATCTCGGCCGCGAGATGCTGCGCGAGGCCGCCGCGCGCGACGGGCGGGATTGGGGCGCCGCCATCCCCGATCATGTGACGCCCGAATTCGTCCGTGACGAGGTGGCGCGCGGCCGCGCGATCATCCCGTCGAACATCAACCACCCCGAAAGCGAGCCGATGGCGATCGGCCGCAACTTCCTCGTCAAGATCAACGCCAATATCGGCAACTCCGCCGTCGCCAGCGACGTCGCGTCCGAGGTGGACAAGATGGTCTGGGCGATCCGCTGGGGCGCCGACACGGTGATGGACCTGTCGACCGGCCGCAACATCCACGACACCCGCGAATGGATCATCCGCAACAGCCCCGTGCCGATCGGCACCGTGCCGATCTACCAGGCGCTGGAGAAAGTCGGCGGCATTGCCGAGGACCTCACCTGGGAAATCTTCCGCGACACGCTGATCGAGCAGGCCGAGCAGGGCGTCGATTATTTCACCATCCACGCCGGTGTGCGCCTGCCCTATATCCCGATGACCGCCAGGCGCGTCACCGGCATCGTCAGCCGCGGCGGCAGCATCATGGCGAAATGGTGCCTCGCCCATCACAAGGAATCGTTCCTCTACGAACGGTTCGACGAGATCAGCGAGATCATGAAGGCCTATGACATCGCCTATTCGCTGGGCGACGGCCTTCGCCCCGGCAGCATCGCCGACGCCAACGACGAGGCCCAGTTCGCCGAGCTCTACACGCTGGGCGAGCTCACGAAGCGCGCCTGGGCGCAGGACGTGCAGGTGATGATCGAAGGCCCCGGCCACGTGCCGATGCACAAGATCAAGGAGAACATGGACAAGCAGCTCACCGCCTGCGGCGAGGCGCCCTTCTATACATTGGGGCCGCTCGTGACCGATATCGCGCCGGGATACGACCATATCACCAGCGGCATCGGCGCGGCGATGATCGGCTGGTACGGCACGGCGATGCTCTGCTACGTCACGCCCAAGGAGCATCTCGGTCTGCCCGACCGCGACGACGTGAAGGTCGGCGTCGTCACCTACAAGCTCGCCGCCCACGCCGCCGACCTCGCCAAGGGCCACCCGGCCGCCAAGCTCCGCGACGACGCGCTGTCAAAGGCGCGCTTCGAATTCCGCTGGCGCGACCAGTTCAACCTCAGCCTCGACCCCGACACCGCCGAGCAATATCACGACCAGACCCTCCCGGCGGAGGGCGCCAAGACCGCGCACTTCTGCAGCATGTGCGGGCCCAAGTTCTGCTCGATGAAGATCACGCAGGAGGTGCGCGATTTCGCGGCGCGGCAGAATGCCGAGGTGGGGAGCTTCGTCGCGGCCGAGGAGGCGGAGGCCGGGATGGCGGAGATGAGTGAGCGGTTTAGGGAGGTTGGGTCGGAGCTTTATGTGGGCGCGGGTGGGCGCGAGCACGATTGAGCCCGCGCGGAGAAGGAGCGATTGCCCCTACCTACTAAGCGATCTCAACCTTGGCCGCGAAGGCTTTGAAAGTCGCCTCTTGAAGATTCGCGATCGACGCGAAAACCCCGGTAAAGTTTGGCACGGTTTTCTTGACGCCTTCGGTGGTAACGCGTCCCTTTGTAAACGCATCATCCAACTGGCCACTCAAGGGGAGAAGAATATCCAAAATCGGTTCCCACTCGGCCGCTAATTTGAACGGTGATCTATTTTCCTTAAACCTGACGTCGAACTTATTTGGAATCGGCTTACTTAGTATAGTTTCAAGACACTGAGCTACCACATAAATCAGCAGAAACTGAGAACCCTTTCTGTTGAGAAACTCTAGAGTCGTCACTTCGAGTTTTGTCAGTGACGACGAGTCGGTTTTCTGCTTTTCGAGCAACTTCAGGCGTCGACTATTAATCGCTTCTAATATCGAGAAACAGAAAACAATGTGACGAGCATTTGTGCGATCTGTAAAAATGCGACCATAGTTATTGTCATCAATCCAAATTTCGGATTTCTTGTCATACGCGAGCACTGGGTCGCCATGGAACGCAGTCAACGATTGCCCGACGGTGTAAGATGGCAATGTGTATTTGCTGCGCTTGATAGCGTCACTTGCGCCGCCCCGTCGACCGCCTTCGTACTCTGCGTCGGGAATGGCGGAAAACTCTGACCTTAACCGCTCTTGTATGGAGTCATTGCTGCGGAAATCCGCTGCCTCGAGCTTGTTCTGTGAATTGTTGAACTTGACGATCTTTTCGATGAGATCGTCGCTCGCCGCCTTCACGAAGCGAACGCCGACCAGCAGATCGTCACTGACAACTCCCTCGGCGCTCGCGATCGAGCCTGTGGTCTGTGCACCGTTAACAATAGAAACACCGGTTATGGTGAGTTTTCTGCCCTTCGAGGTCTTCTTTCCGTACTCATAGTCGAGTACGAGAGATGTTATGCCATTATTATAAACTAAGAAGTTCTCCGGCTCATTGTTTGCGGTATTTTTAATTCCGTT
This genomic interval carries:
- a CDS encoding AIPR family protein, which gives rise to MYVTPDQSWQAAYATTKANFGLNDDAIGVFAIQLRFNLDDIKTIAAEAITGGGNDRKCDVLHIDKEMGVAVIAQCYVARTRKPAAKANKAADLNTAVSWLLSADLATLDAALRGRAQELRDAIKSGDIRQIHCWYVHNLPTSENVRKELETVETTVRIALSSYSGGSQINVFAKEVGADEIESLYTKAERTIIVTDTFVVQVPDVIEHKEAGWSSISTFVPGIWLAKLYGQYETDLFSANLRGYLGSRSSDKNINNGIKNTANNEPENFLVYNNGITSLVLDYEYGKKTSKGRKLTITGVSIVNGAQTTGSIASAEGVVSDDLLVGVRFVKAASDDLIEKIVKFNNSQNKLEAADFRSNDSIQERLRSEFSAIPDAEYEGGRRGGASDAIKRSKYTLPSYTVGQSLTAFHGDPVLAYDKKSEIWIDDNNYGRIFTDRTNARHIVFCFSILEAINSRRLKLLEKQKTDSSSLTKLEVTTLEFLNRKGSQFLLIYVVAQCLETILSKPIPNKFDVRFKENRSPFKLAAEWEPILDILLPLSGQLDDAFTKGRVTTEGVKKTVPNFTGVFASIANLQEATFKAFAAKVEIA
- a CDS encoding UdgX family uracil-DNA binding protein (This protein belongs to the uracil DNA glycosylase superfamily, members of which act in excision repair of DNA. However, it belongs more specifically to UdgX branch, whose founding member was found to bind uracil in DNA (where it does not belong), without cleaving it, appears to promote DNA repair by a pathway involving RecA, rather than base excision.), whose protein sequence is MRVVTLAGEDDFEGWRTAARALAAAGVPPGDIAWQSGAAPDLFGDEAVLPTAAPAFPVPRAFITLAETVICHKDPERFALLYALLLRLRARPRAMEDSADPLLLRLEAMAKAVRRDIHKMHAFLRFREVETGEGPRFIAWFEPDHHVVRAAAPFFVRRFANMRWSILTPALSLHWDMAVLREGPGASRADAPSGDPIEAMWKTYYASIFNPARVKIGAMLKEMPKKYWKNMPETALVGELIKGAQARESAMVAKAAAVVGDNAGKTWDAIRAEAMHCTRCDLYKHATRTVFGEGPLDAEILFVGEQPGDQEDLAGHPFVGPAGQVFDSALADAGIDRRRTYVTNAVKHFKFVPRGKRRIHDKPDGGEIAACRWWLQQELTLVKPAVTVALGATAARSLFGKVVTIGALRGSGHRLPDGGEAWVTVHPSFLLRVRDDREAEYERFVADLKAIAARAEAVGAAA
- a CDS encoding putative DNA modification/repair radical SAM protein; the protein is MSQLDVRQKLAILADAAKYDASCASSGTKARDSRGGTGMGSTAPGMGICHAYAPDGRCISLLKILLTNSCIFDCHYCINRKSSNVRRARFTAREVVDLTLAFYRRNYIEGLFLSSGIIRSSNYTMEQIVEVARSLREDHDFRGYIHLKTIPDADPELVHQAGVHADRVSINVELPTRAGLSRLAPEKSAERIEGAMKGMKAAILDGADAKARYKCAPEFAPAGQSTQMIVGADAATDSAIVQRAAGLYDRFGLRRVYYSAFSPIPDASAVLPLVRPPLMREHRLYQADWMIRFYGFSSAEVAESADGSGNLPLDIDPKLAWALKHRETFPVDVNRAPRELLLRIPGLGVRAVDRILAARVHRRLRLADLARLTRSLARLRPFLIAADWRPTLLADRLDPRPKTEQLELFAA
- a CDS encoding FMN-binding glutamate synthase family protein, whose product is MMARANLGAALFTDKALERNAVLLIVLALCIALIVIGYEGHLYWLWGLVLVGPLALIGLYDLVQTHHSLRRTYPITARVRWFFEWLRPFLRAYIVESDLEGRPFSHDERALVYARAHAAEDAHPFGTELDVYSGEYEWLAHSIAPNPAAPADSRVTVGTDQCGKPYQASRLNISAMSFGALSANAIEALNLGAKIGGFYHDTGEGGLSPYHLKHGGDIVWELGSGYFGACDSKGGFDPERFRDRAASDAVKMVEIKLSQGAKPGHGGLLPGAKVSKEIAETRGVPEGVDCQSPAAHSAFSTPRELVEFAAKLRDLAGGKPVGIKLCVGYPHEFFAVVKAMLASGILVDFVVIDGAEGGTGAAPTELSDRVGMPLREGLIVARNALVGTGLKGKVKLAASGKVASGAAIAMNAALGADWCNAARAFMFSLGCVQSMRCHTDTCPTGVATQSPARQRGLVVQEKAQRVANFHRATLRALHEMVVSAGLTSPDDFRPWHLRQRINVAEMRQMDHIYQFIEEGALLGEIDPTSVCGRWWREANADSFRANSG
- a CDS encoding YbaK/EbsC family protein: MSLESVRAWLAAHAPDLPIIDQGLSTATVAEAAVALGVEPGRIAKTLCIRAGGGDPFLLVARGDARLDNQKAKAAFGGRPRMLGPEETLALTGHAVGGVCPFGLATPMAVRCDISLRDFDIVYPAAGSLTSSVAVAPERLAALVGAEWVDACT
- the thiC gene encoding phosphomethylpyrimidine synthase ThiC; the protein is MADIPARTELKVTTGPIRGSRKIHVGPLKVAMREIDLEPSSGEPPLRVYDCSGPYTDPAATIDIMAGLPELRREWIRARGDVEEVVQREVRPEDNGQLGPDRSGGVQPFPNVRRKVLRAKAGANVSQMHYARRGIITPEMDYVATRENLGREMLREAAARDGRDWGAAIPDHVTPEFVRDEVARGRAIIPSNINHPESEPMAIGRNFLVKINANIGNSAVASDVASEVDKMVWAIRWGADTVMDLSTGRNIHDTREWIIRNSPVPIGTVPIYQALEKVGGIAEDLTWEIFRDTLIEQAEQGVDYFTIHAGVRLPYIPMTARRVTGIVSRGGSIMAKWCLAHHKESFLYERFDEISEIMKAYDIAYSLGDGLRPGSIADANDEAQFAELYTLGELTKRAWAQDVQVMIEGPGHVPMHKIKENMDKQLTACGEAPFYTLGPLVTDIAPGYDHITSGIGAAMIGWYGTAMLCYVTPKEHLGLPDRDDVKVGVVTYKLAAHAADLAKGHPAAKLRDDALSKARFEFRWRDQFNLSLDPDTAEQYHDQTLPAEGAKTAHFCSMCGPKFCSMKITQEVRDFAARQNAEVGSFVAAEEAEAGMAEMSERFREVGSELYVGAGGREHD